The genomic interval TCCCGATGTACCTGATCATCGGCATCTGGGGTGGCCCCAACAAGATCTACGCGGCGTTCAAGTTCTTCCTGTATACGCTGCTCGGTTCGCTGTTGATGCTGATCGCGCTCATCTTTTTGTACAACCAGTCGGGTGGCAGCTTCGACATCGCAACATGGCACCAGTTGCCGCTGAGCCGTACGGCGCAGACCTTGCTGTTCTTTGCCTTTTTTGCTGCATTTGCCGTGAAGGTGCCCATGTGGCCGGTGCACACGTGGCTGCCCGACGTGCATGTGGAGGCGCCCACCGGCGGCTCCGCCGTGCTGGCCGCCATCATGCTGAAGCTGGGGGCCTATGGCTTCCTGCGTTTTTCCATGCCCATCGCCCCCGATGCATCGCGCGAGTGGGCCTGGCTGATGATTGCCCTGTCGCTGATTGCCGTGATCTATGTGGGCTTGGTGGCCATGGTCCAGAAGGACATGAAGAAGCTGGTGGCGTATTCGTCCGTGGCGCACATGGGCTTCGTGACGCTGGGCTTCTTTATCTTCAACGATCTGGGCGTGTCTGGCGGTCTGGTGCAGATGATTGCCCACGGCTTTGTCTCTGGCGCGATGTTCCTGTCCATTGGCGTGCTGTATGACCGCGTGCATTCGCGTGAAATCGCCGCTTACGGCGGTGTGGTCAACACCATGCCCAACTTCACGGCCTTTGCGCTGCTGTTTGCGATGGCCAACTGCGGCCTGCCAGGAACTGCCGGCTTTGTGGGCGAGTGGATGGTGATCCTCGGCGCCGTCAAGGCCAACTTCTGGATTGGCCTGGCGGCTGCCACCGCGCTGATCTTTGGCGCAGCGTACACGCTGTGGATGTTCAAGCGCGTGT from Acidovorax sp. FHTAMBA carries:
- a CDS encoding NADH-quinone oxidoreductase subunit M produces the protein MGLLSLAIWTPIAFGVLLLAVGRDEHARAVRWLALVGAMIGFLVTLPLYDGFQLGTAAMQFVEKAAWIERFNVHYHLGVDGISFWFVPLTAFITVIVVMASWESITERVNQYMGAFLILSGLMIGVFTALDGMLFYVFFEATLIPMYLIIGIWGGPNKIYAAFKFFLYTLLGSLLMLIALIFLYNQSGGSFDIATWHQLPLSRTAQTLLFFAFFAAFAVKVPMWPVHTWLPDVHVEAPTGGSAVLAAIMLKLGAYGFLRFSMPIAPDASREWAWLMIALSLIAVIYVGLVAMVQKDMKKLVAYSSVAHMGFVTLGFFIFNDLGVSGGLVQMIAHGFVSGAMFLSIGVLYDRVHSREIAAYGGVVNTMPNFTAFALLFAMANCGLPGTAGFVGEWMVILGAVKANFWIGLAAATALIFGAAYTLWMFKRVYLGPVGNENVKALTDIDSREFLVLALLGIAVLAMGLYPRPFTDVMDTSVAELLKHVALSKLN